In Bacillus sp. KH172YL63, one genomic interval encodes:
- a CDS encoding precorrin-2 dehydrogenase/sirohydrochlorin ferrochelatase family protein, whose product MLPLMIDVTDKKVTVVGGGRVAYRKLSVFLQHGASVTVVSPRAIIEIEDLYREGRVTWIKREACTEDLLDAFIVIAATDVRQVNEWVKETAGHHQLVCVADQGSEGTLQMTSFHQQGSLTISVSTNGASPLVGKRLCDTFSQQCDEAFVERLNKIGERRRELISSSCSTEEKRRLLRELADKIIG is encoded by the coding sequence ATGCTTCCTCTTATGATTGATGTTACTGATAAAAAGGTGACCGTCGTCGGCGGTGGAAGAGTGGCCTATAGAAAGCTGTCTGTTTTCTTACAACATGGTGCCAGCGTAACAGTTGTCAGCCCCCGGGCTATAATCGAAATCGAAGACCTTTACAGGGAAGGTCGTGTGACCTGGATCAAACGGGAGGCTTGTACGGAAGATTTACTTGATGCATTCATCGTGATTGCCGCAACGGATGTGCGACAGGTAAATGAATGGGTGAAAGAAACGGCGGGGCATCATCAACTGGTCTGTGTTGCTGATCAGGGGAGTGAAGGCACGCTTCAAATGACCTCATTCCACCAGCAGGGAAGCCTGACGATTTCCGTATCCACAAATGGTGCAAGCCCGCTTGTAGGGAAAAGATTATGCGATACATTTTCTCAGCAATGTGATGAAGCGTTTGTGGAAAGGCTCAATAAAATCGGAGAGAGGCGGAGAGAGCTTATTTCTTCTTCCTGCTCTACGGAAGAGAAACGGCGTTTGCTCAGGGAACTCGCAGATAAGATCATAGGTTAA
- the cobA gene encoding uroporphyrinogen-III C-methyltransferase, protein MGKVYLVGAGPGDPELITVKGLKTIQEADVILYDRLVNKELLSYAKKGADLIYCGKLPDYHTMKQETINRFLIRYASNGKTVVRLKGGDPFVFGRGGEEAEALSKKGIPFEIVPGITSGIAAAAYAGIPVTHRDASSSVAFVTGHKKDHELEDEKWESLAKGIDTLAIYMGVGNLPYIKEKLTQYGKCRHTPVALVHWGTTDVQRTVTGTLDTIVEIVEKEKIENPSMIIIGEVVRYRERIQWFEETLGKNAAISEAL, encoded by the coding sequence ATGGGAAAAGTGTACTTAGTCGGAGCGGGACCGGGTGACCCGGAACTGATTACCGTGAAAGGTTTGAAAACCATACAGGAAGCGGATGTCATATTATACGACCGGTTAGTCAATAAAGAGCTTCTATCCTACGCGAAAAAAGGAGCTGATTTGATTTACTGCGGCAAGCTTCCCGACTACCATACGATGAAGCAGGAAACAATCAATCGCTTCCTGATCCGCTATGCGTCCAATGGAAAGACGGTTGTGAGACTAAAGGGAGGCGATCCATTCGTATTCGGCAGAGGCGGGGAAGAAGCAGAAGCTCTTTCTAAAAAGGGGATTCCCTTTGAAATCGTCCCTGGGATCACTTCAGGGATCGCTGCTGCAGCTTATGCCGGCATCCCTGTCACCCACCGGGATGCAAGTTCAAGCGTCGCCTTTGTAACCGGTCATAAAAAGGATCATGAACTCGAAGACGAGAAGTGGGAAAGCTTAGCTAAAGGAATTGATACACTCGCCATCTATATGGGGGTCGGCAATTTACCCTACATTAAAGAGAAGCTCACTCAATATGGGAAGTGCAGGCATACACCGGTTGCACTCGTCCATTGGGGAACAACAGACGTTCAGAGAACAGTGACGGGCACCCTTGATACCATCGTGGAAATCGTGGAGAAAGAAAAGATCGAAAACCCAAGCATGATCATTATCGGAGAAGTTGTCCGCTACCGTGAACGGATTCAATGGTTTGAAGAAACGCTAGGTAAGAATGCAGCCATAAGTGAGGCTTTATAA
- a CDS encoding DUF3906 family protein, with amino-acid sequence MNLYRFEVTTPQFVTVVVVAAQSDEAAFDLAEVELEKYFLKKPEVVDISLYEKRRISGNGAGFVLHEQETILKS; translated from the coding sequence ATGAACCTATATCGTTTTGAAGTTACGACACCTCAGTTTGTCACCGTTGTCGTTGTAGCGGCACAATCAGATGAAGCAGCATTTGATTTGGCAGAAGTCGAACTGGAGAAATATTTTTTGAAAAAGCCGGAAGTGGTGGATATCTCCCTTTATGAAAAGCGCAGAATCAGCGGAAACGGCGCAGGATTTGTCCTCCATGAGCAAGAAACGATACTTAAATCATGA
- a CDS encoding sirohydrochlorin chelatase: protein MKKAVLYVCHGSRIPEARDEAVAFIQRCQEHVHADIQEICFLELASPSIPQGFENCVKKGATHISVVPLLLLTAVHAKIDIPEEIKECMKRYPSINVHVGRPIGIHNKMVASVLKKLADAITVDPSITVVLIGRGSSDPDVKRDLGAIGDLVQQTTHLKEVKTCFLTASEPSFSDTLKDLKDSSTPVVFIPYLLFTGILMREIKHAISSTQNPNILLGDYLGYDPLVEEAFLDRIQETLYQEGVCYASSYD, encoded by the coding sequence ATGAAGAAGGCAGTCCTATATGTATGCCACGGCAGCCGCATCCCTGAAGCGAGGGATGAGGCTGTCGCATTCATTCAACGATGCCAGGAACATGTTCATGCAGACATCCAGGAAATATGCTTTCTCGAGCTTGCGTCACCTTCGATCCCACAGGGGTTTGAAAACTGTGTCAAAAAAGGAGCGACCCATATCTCTGTTGTTCCGCTCCTGTTATTAACTGCAGTACACGCCAAAATCGACATCCCTGAAGAAATCAAAGAATGCATGAAACGATATCCTTCCATAAACGTGCACGTCGGCCGCCCAATCGGTATACACAATAAAATGGTTGCAAGTGTCCTAAAGAAATTGGCCGATGCGATCACAGTCGATCCTTCGATTACAGTTGTCTTGATCGGCAGGGGAAGTTCAGATCCGGATGTTAAAAGGGATCTTGGGGCGATAGGAGATCTCGTTCAGCAAACCACTCACCTGAAAGAGGTTAAAACCTGCTTTCTTACAGCATCTGAACCTAGTTTCTCCGACACGCTGAAAGATCTGAAGGACTCAAGCACTCCTGTCGTGTTCATTCCCTACCTATTGTTTACAGGGATTTTGATGCGGGAAATCAAACATGCAATCTCTTCAACGCAAAACCCAAACATCCTGCTCGGTGATTACCTTGGGTATGATCCACTTGTAGAAGAAGCTTTCCTCGACAGAATTCAAGAAACTCTGTATCAGGAAGGAGTATGCTATGCTTCCTCTTATGATTGA